A section of the Elizabethkingia anophelis R26 genome encodes:
- a CDS encoding LacI family DNA-binding transcriptional regulator yields MKRITIKDLSKYLSISKSTISRALMNDKNVHPETREKILAAAQKLGYKPNPAALNLRYGQSKSIGFVVPEMTTPFSSKVLRGIQNILYPLGYRVIITQSDENPLIERKNLLLLEEFNVDGIIINPCHENYNKDIYQEIIGRGTPVVFFDRIPDNSLDASKVMVNDQLKASLMTEHLVSTGRKRIVHITGPDTIRNAAERIAGYKRILTKYNIFDPELLIKPEGMMFEHGRNAAKQLLDREIEFDSIFAFTDTLAIGAMNYLLEQGIKIPDDIAIASFSGTELATIVYPQLTSVEQPLTEMGEAAAGLILDKIKDTSTLSRTIIMDAELVYRASTGK; encoded by the coding sequence ATGAAACGTATCACCATTAAAGACTTATCCAAATACCTTTCGATATCTAAATCCACGATATCCAGAGCTTTAATGAATGATAAGAACGTTCATCCGGAAACGAGAGAAAAGATATTGGCAGCGGCTCAAAAATTAGGATATAAACCTAATCCTGCGGCACTTAATCTTAGATATGGGCAATCTAAAAGTATTGGCTTTGTTGTTCCTGAAATGACGACTCCCTTTTCTTCGAAAGTGCTTCGCGGAATTCAGAATATTTTGTATCCTTTGGGTTACAGAGTAATTATTACACAATCGGACGAAAATCCTTTAATCGAAAGGAAAAACCTTCTTCTGTTGGAAGAGTTTAATGTGGATGGAATTATAATTAATCCTTGTCATGAAAATTATAACAAGGATATATACCAAGAGATTATAGGGAGGGGAACACCTGTGGTCTTTTTTGACAGAATTCCCGATAATTCTCTGGATGCATCTAAAGTAATGGTGAACGACCAGCTTAAAGCTTCTTTGATGACAGAACACTTGGTAAGCACCGGAAGAAAAAGAATTGTTCATATTACTGGACCGGATACTATCCGGAATGCTGCTGAAAGAATTGCTGGTTATAAACGGATATTAACAAAGTATAATATTTTTGATCCGGAATTGCTGATAAAACCTGAAGGAATGATGTTTGAACACGGGCGAAATGCAGCAAAACAATTGCTTGACCGGGAAATTGAATTCGACAGTATTTTTGCTTTTACAGATACATTGGCTATAGGAGCTATGAATTATCTGCTGGAACAAGGAATTAAAATTCCGGACGATATTGCTATTGCTAGTTTTTCGGGAACAGAATTGGCAACTATTGTATACCCGCAGCTAACCAGTGTGGAACAACCACTGACAGAAATGGGGGAAGCTGCTGCAGGGCTAATTCTGGACAAAATAAAAGATACTTCAACATTAAGCAGAACGATTATAATGGATGCAGAATTAGTTTACAGAGCTTCCACAGGGAAATAA
- a CDS encoding mannitol dehydrogenase family protein translates to MKVLDYYYNRKAIQTGILHIGVGNFHRAHQAFYTNQLLRDEDQSEWGICGASLLPSDEKIVNNLRSQNLEYTLTVCGRDGRDEVYKIGAINDLIWTVEAPQDLLNKIADSSTKIITLTITEGGYNLDKATNEFILENESIQHDLKNPESPTTVFGFITEGLRLRKAKGSGSITILSCDNLQHNGNTARNAFTTFIVAQDKDMAEWVQQNVTFPNSMVDRITPVTTPEDVKRLNEKSGITDKAPVYCEDFVQWVIEDNFIAGRPAWERVGVTFTKDVTAYENMKLSLLNASHTLLSYPSFLAGYRKVDEAMRDKDILNFVQSFMDIDITPHVPAPKGIDLNEYKQTLTERFANRSVSDQISRLCSDGISKFPVYIMPNLIKMINHEQDLSRVTFLFAAYRHYLKYKVDDNGLSYEIAEPWITSEDQELISSDNVLDFLNISAFRSISLGTVIPFTTLYISFTERIKNEGIKPVLQSIIVQPKISS, encoded by the coding sequence ATGAAAGTATTGGATTATTATTACAACCGGAAAGCCATCCAAACGGGTATTTTACATATCGGCGTTGGTAACTTTCATCGTGCTCATCAGGCATTCTATACCAATCAGTTGCTAAGGGATGAGGATCAGAGTGAATGGGGTATTTGTGGTGCCAGCTTACTACCTTCTGATGAAAAAATCGTCAATAACCTGAGATCACAAAATCTGGAGTATACTTTAACAGTATGCGGTAGAGACGGTAGAGATGAAGTTTATAAAATAGGAGCAATAAATGACCTCATCTGGACAGTAGAAGCTCCACAGGACTTACTGAATAAAATAGCGGACAGCAGCACGAAGATTATTACACTAACCATTACTGAAGGTGGTTATAATCTGGATAAGGCAACAAACGAATTTATACTGGAAAATGAAAGTATACAACACGATCTGAAAAACCCAGAATCTCCAACTACTGTTTTCGGTTTTATTACCGAAGGTCTTCGTCTTAGAAAAGCTAAAGGTAGCGGCAGCATTACTATTCTCTCCTGTGATAACCTTCAGCACAATGGTAATACAGCCCGAAATGCTTTTACCACATTTATTGTAGCTCAGGATAAAGACATGGCAGAGTGGGTACAACAAAATGTAACATTCCCGAACAGTATGGTGGACAGAATAACTCCTGTAACTACTCCGGAAGATGTAAAAAGACTAAATGAAAAAAGCGGTATCACCGACAAGGCTCCTGTATATTGTGAGGATTTTGTCCAGTGGGTTATAGAAGATAACTTCATAGCCGGAAGACCAGCCTGGGAAAGAGTTGGAGTTACCTTTACAAAAGACGTAACTGCCTATGAAAATATGAAGCTAAGTCTGTTAAACGCGTCTCATACTCTGCTGTCTTATCCTTCTTTTCTGGCAGGATACCGCAAAGTAGATGAAGCCATGCGCGATAAAGATATTCTAAACTTTGTCCAGAGTTTTATGGATATTGATATTACACCTCATGTCCCGGCTCCCAAGGGCATAGATCTGAATGAATACAAACAAACATTAACAGAAAGATTTGCTAATCGTTCCGTAAGTGACCAAATCAGCAGATTATGTTCCGACGGCATATCGAAGTTTCCGGTATACATAATGCCTAATCTGATTAAGATGATTAATCATGAGCAGGATCTTTCCAGAGTAACATTCCTTTTTGCGGCTTACAGACATTACTTGAAATACAAAGTAGACGACAACGGATTATCATACGAAATTGCAGAGCCATGGATCACTTCGGAAGACCAGGAACTCATCTCCAGTGATAACGTTCTTGACTTTTTGAATATTTCTGCATTCAGAAGTATCAGTCTTGGTACTGTGATTCCTTTCACCACATTATATATATCCTTTACAGAAAGAATCAAAAATGAGGGAATCAAACCTGTTCTACAGTCCATTATTGTTCAACCTAAGATAAGCTCATAA
- a CDS encoding OmpH family outer membrane protein, whose protein sequence is MKRLSVLFAAVLMMVSFTVIKAQKLAHADIAGILTAMPEMKKANEQLEALGKMKQAELGKLQQAFQEKVQAYQKAGKQDAAKEAELQKEGDNIQKMGQAAQKDVADKQETLYAPIDKKLNDAISAVAKAKGLEYVFDANGQGLVYKGGLDVTADIKKQLGIQ, encoded by the coding sequence ATGAAAAGATTAAGTGTATTATTCGCGGCGGTATTAATGATGGTGTCTTTCACTGTTATCAAAGCTCAGAAATTAGCACACGCTGATATTGCAGGAATTCTTACAGCAATGCCAGAAATGAAAAAGGCTAACGAACAACTTGAAGCTCTTGGAAAAATGAAACAAGCTGAGCTTGGTAAACTACAACAAGCTTTCCAAGAGAAAGTACAAGCATACCAAAAAGCAGGCAAACAAGATGCTGCTAAAGAAGCTGAATTACAAAAAGAAGGAGACAACATTCAGAAAATGGGTCAGGCTGCACAAAAAGATGTTGCTGATAAGCAAGAAACTCTTTATGCACCAATCGATAAAAAACTTAACGATGCTATTAGTGCTGTAGCTAAAGCTAAAGGTTTGGAATATGTATTCGATGCTAACGGTCAAGGTCTTGTATACAAAGGAGGTTTAGATGTAACTGCTGATATCAAAAAGCAATTAGGAATTCAATAA
- a CDS encoding isoprenyl transferase has protein sequence MEELKSKIDMTKLPKHVAIIMDGNGRWAKSRGEERTYGHRSAIQSVRNAINACNEIHIPYLTLYTFSTENWNRPEDEVSTLMSLLSETLLNEADEIYTKGLRLKVIGDISKMPEMVREQLQNVMDLTKDNKGGTLVLALNYGSQDEIIHAVKSIAKDAKDGKINPEDINNQLFESRLYTKDMPPVDLMIRTSGEIRISNFLLWQIAYAELQFLDIFWPDFTKDDFFNCILNYQDKERRYGKTSEQIEADKA, from the coding sequence ATGGAAGAATTGAAGTCGAAAATTGATATGACAAAACTGCCGAAACATGTTGCCATTATTATGGATGGTAATGGTCGTTGGGCAAAATCTCGTGGTGAAGAAAGAACTTATGGACACCGCAGTGCAATACAATCGGTGCGCAATGCTATTAATGCCTGTAACGAAATCCATATTCCTTATTTAACACTATATACCTTTTCCACGGAAAACTGGAACCGCCCTGAAGATGAAGTATCTACCCTGATGTCTCTTCTTTCGGAAACATTATTGAATGAAGCGGATGAAATATACACAAAAGGATTACGTCTGAAAGTAATTGGTGACATTTCCAAAATGCCGGAAATGGTAAGAGAACAATTACAAAATGTAATGGACCTGACCAAAGATAACAAAGGTGGAACTCTGGTACTGGCATTAAATTATGGATCCCAGGATGAAATTATTCATGCTGTAAAATCTATTGCCAAAGATGCAAAAGACGGAAAGATAAATCCGGAAGACATCAATAATCAATTATTTGAAAGCCGTCTTTACACTAAAGATATGCCTCCTGTTGATCTTATGATAAGAACAAGTGGGGAGATTCGTATTAGTAATTTCCTGTTATGGCAGATTGCTTATGCAGAATTACAATTCCTGGATATTTTCTGGCCAGACTTTACCAAGGATGATTTCTTCAACTGTATTCTTAACTATCAGGATAAGGAGCGCAGATATGGAAAAACTAGTGAACAAATAGAAGCTGATAAAGCTTAG
- the trpS gene encoding tryptophan--tRNA ligase encodes MRILTGIQATGTPHLGNLLGAIIPAIELAKKPENDSLFFIANLHTLTQIKDAAQLRQNTYEIAAAWLACGLDTEKTIFYRQSDIPETCELTWYLDCFFPFQRLTLAHSFKDKADRLQDVNAGLFNYPILMAADILLYDAEVVPVGKDQLQHLEITRDVAEKFNRQMGEVFVLPGAEIQESTKYVPGTDGHKMSKSRGNIINIFLPEKELKKQIMSIESDSKSLEEPKDPETDKTFIIYALIATPEQTEALRQKYLAGNFGYGHAKTELLNLILERFAKERELFSYYMSNLNELEEKLQQGAEKARVIARATLDKTRKVLGY; translated from the coding sequence ATGAGAATTCTAACCGGAATACAAGCAACAGGAACGCCCCATTTGGGAAACCTTTTAGGAGCCATTATTCCTGCTATCGAATTGGCAAAAAAGCCTGAAAATGATTCATTATTTTTCATTGCCAATTTACATACACTAACGCAGATAAAAGATGCAGCACAGCTAAGACAAAATACTTACGAGATTGCAGCTGCGTGGCTTGCTTGTGGTTTAGATACTGAGAAAACAATTTTTTACAGACAAAGTGATATCCCTGAAACATGTGAGTTAACATGGTATCTGGATTGCTTTTTCCCTTTCCAGAGATTAACATTAGCTCACTCCTTTAAAGATAAAGCAGACAGACTTCAGGATGTAAATGCAGGTCTGTTCAACTACCCTATTCTGATGGCTGCAGACATATTATTATATGATGCCGAAGTTGTACCTGTAGGTAAAGATCAGTTACAACACCTGGAGATTACAAGGGATGTTGCTGAGAAATTCAACAGACAAATGGGAGAAGTATTTGTACTACCTGGTGCAGAAATTCAGGAAAGCACTAAGTATGTTCCCGGAACTGATGGTCACAAAATGAGTAAGTCCAGAGGAAACATCATCAATATCTTTCTGCCAGAAAAAGAACTAAAAAAGCAGATTATGTCTATTGAATCAGATAGCAAAAGTCTGGAAGAACCAAAAGATCCTGAAACAGACAAAACATTCATAATTTATGCTCTTATTGCTACTCCGGAACAAACCGAAGCATTACGCCAGAAATACCTTGCCGGAAACTTTGGATACGGACATGCAAAAACAGAACTTTTAAATCTTATCCTGGAGCGTTTTGCAAAAGAAAGAGAACTTTTCAGTTACTATATGTCTAATCTTAATGAACTGGAAGAAAAACTTCAGCAAGGAGCTGAAAAAGCAAGAGTCATTGCCCGTGCAACTTTAGACAAAACAAGAAAAGTATTAGGCTACTAA
- the rfbD gene encoding dTDP-4-dehydrorhamnose reductase translates to MEKILVTGGNGQLGNCLKKLEEKYSDYEFLFTSSSELDITNEDSVKKIFEDFQPQYCINASAYTAVDLAEKEKEKAYAVNAYGVEILAKAAAENNAVFIHVSTDYVFDGVTNLAYTEDDFTDPIGVYGNSKREGEILALEANPSTIILRTSWLYSEFNKNFVKTMLNLFSTKDELGIVADQYGQPTNANDLAKAIMTIISASKKVFGIYHFSNYGETTWYDFASKIAELSGSSIRLNPLTTAEYPTPAKRPERSTMCLDKIEQDYKITPEYWENSLEDCINILKN, encoded by the coding sequence ATGGAGAAAATCTTAGTAACAGGCGGAAACGGTCAGCTTGGAAACTGTCTGAAAAAATTGGAGGAAAAATATTCTGATTATGAATTTTTGTTCACCTCATCTTCCGAATTAGATATAACAAATGAGGATTCTGTAAAAAAGATCTTTGAGGATTTTCAGCCACAATATTGTATCAACGCTTCCGCATATACAGCTGTTGACCTTGCTGAAAAAGAAAAAGAAAAAGCATATGCAGTTAATGCCTATGGTGTAGAAATCCTAGCAAAAGCAGCAGCAGAAAACAATGCTGTTTTTATACATGTATCAACAGATTACGTATTCGATGGTGTAACTAATCTTGCCTATACAGAAGATGATTTTACGGATCCTATCGGGGTGTATGGAAATTCCAAAAGAGAAGGTGAAATTCTGGCATTGGAAGCTAATCCAAGCACCATCATCCTTCGTACTTCATGGTTGTATTCAGAGTTTAATAAGAACTTTGTAAAAACAATGCTTAACCTTTTCAGTACTAAAGACGAATTAGGGATTGTTGCAGACCAGTACGGGCAACCAACCAATGCAAATGATCTGGCGAAAGCTATTATGACCATCATAAGTGCATCAAAGAAAGTTTTTGGAATTTATCATTTCTCCAATTATGGTGAAACTACATGGTATGATTTCGCCTCTAAAATTGCAGAATTGTCAGGCTCTTCTATCCGGTTAAATCCTCTGACAACTGCTGAGTATCCTACACCGGCAAAAAGACCGGAAAGAAGTACAATGTGCCTGGACAAAATTGAACAAGACTATAAAATCACTCCGGAATACTGGGAAAATAGTCTGGAAGATTGTATTAATATTTTAAAGAACTAA
- a CDS encoding BamA/OMP85 family outer membrane protein, which yields MKFRSLPIFLFIASAHFYGQVTPPQTTQSSEAVAQHEGTYVLKDIVVDGVKKYTPEQILRFTGLVKGESVEIPGQRLSTAIKKLWDSQYFSEVEVYVQSIEGQNIVLKFSLQDLKELGEVKFTGKGIKKSKNEKLIKDNNLKPGMKITENLVTNLKHNVPQQYITKGFPDAKITIEDKINAKDPNLIDWTINVDKGKRIKIDRIDFEGNNSVSSSKLRKNGFKNTKQKRFLLGLLKPSKFIKDKYEEDKKTLVDYYNSLGFRDMRVVSDSVTRNDKGYNIKVKVDEGKKYYIGDITFVGNTVFSTEALTKLLGYKKGDIYDSVGFKKKVGEEGGKEDNSDIASSYMDSGYLFSNVNAVEKSIKNDTINMEVRIHEGTKATWNRVTWGGNVTTHDHVILRSLRTRPGDLFSKANIKRTYFDLAGMSYFDPQQIGQDIKPNAVDNTADIHWTVVEKGSSQVQVQAGYGGNSFIGTLGLTFNNFSLKNFLRFKDFRPVPQGDGQILSLQAQAGQYFQNYSISFTEPWLFGTKPTALSVGFNYSRVKYTNNTDGSSQKLNIFSANAGLNRLLRWPDDYFSLYTGLSYQRYEFNNYPFQFGTETLYNGEANNFAVNIGISRNAAGPDPFFKTSGSDFEISAKLTPPYSLFSKKDYNNMSAINKYRWLEFYKIKLKADSYNQIIGKLVLRSSIEMGFLDGYNKQLGAPPFERFYMGGVGLFNGRFDGRELIPLRGYEDASSTGGTNQDITPYGGGTIYNRINFELRYPISMSQTAKIYALTFLEGGNTWQGWGSYNPFQLKRSAGIGIRVYMGAFGLIGFDFAYGFDKTIGGTQPNGWKTHFLMNQQL from the coding sequence ATGAAGTTTAGATCGTTACCGATATTCCTTTTCATTGCTTCTGCTCATTTCTATGGGCAGGTGACACCTCCGCAAACAACGCAGAGCAGTGAAGCTGTCGCTCAGCATGAGGGCACTTATGTTCTGAAAGATATTGTAGTAGATGGTGTTAAAAAATACACACCTGAGCAAATTTTACGCTTTACAGGTCTTGTAAAAGGTGAATCTGTTGAAATTCCCGGACAAAGACTGAGTACAGCTATCAAAAAACTTTGGGATAGCCAATATTTTTCAGAGGTTGAAGTATATGTACAGAGTATTGAAGGACAAAATATTGTCTTAAAATTCTCGCTTCAGGATTTAAAGGAGCTTGGTGAAGTGAAATTTACCGGAAAAGGGATCAAAAAATCTAAAAACGAAAAACTTATTAAGGATAATAACCTGAAGCCTGGTATGAAAATTACCGAAAATCTGGTTACTAATCTAAAACATAATGTACCACAACAATACATTACAAAAGGCTTTCCGGATGCTAAGATTACCATCGAAGATAAAATCAATGCAAAGGATCCTAACCTTATCGACTGGACAATTAATGTAGATAAAGGAAAACGTATTAAAATAGATCGTATAGATTTTGAAGGAAACAATAGTGTTTCCTCTTCTAAACTTCGTAAAAACGGTTTTAAAAATACGAAGCAAAAGAGATTCCTTCTTGGTCTGCTTAAACCTTCTAAGTTTATTAAAGATAAATATGAAGAAGACAAGAAAACTCTTGTAGACTATTATAACTCTTTAGGATTTAGAGACATGAGAGTTGTATCTGACTCCGTTACCCGTAATGATAAAGGATACAACATCAAAGTAAAAGTAGATGAAGGTAAAAAATACTACATCGGAGATATTACGTTTGTAGGAAATACAGTATTCTCTACTGAAGCTCTTACAAAACTTCTTGGTTACAAAAAAGGTGACATTTACGATTCTGTAGGTTTCAAGAAAAAAGTAGGTGAAGAAGGTGGTAAAGAAGATAACTCTGATATCGCTTCATCTTATATGGATAGTGGTTACCTTTTCTCTAATGTAAATGCCGTAGAGAAATCTATTAAGAACGATACTATCAATATGGAAGTTCGTATCCACGAGGGTACAAAAGCAACATGGAACCGTGTAACATGGGGCGGAAATGTTACTACACATGACCATGTTATCTTAAGATCATTAAGAACACGTCCCGGAGATTTATTCTCTAAAGCAAATATTAAAAGAACTTATTTCGATTTAGCAGGGATGTCTTATTTCGACCCTCAGCAAATCGGACAGGATATTAAGCCAAATGCGGTAGACAATACAGCGGATATCCACTGGACTGTAGTAGAGAAAGGATCTTCGCAGGTTCAGGTTCAGGCAGGTTATGGTGGTAACTCTTTCATCGGAACCTTAGGTCTTACATTTAACAACTTCTCTCTGAAAAATTTCTTGAGATTTAAAGACTTCAGACCAGTTCCTCAGGGTGACGGACAAATCCTTTCATTACAGGCACAGGCAGGTCAGTACTTCCAGAACTATAGTATCTCCTTTACTGAACCTTGGTTATTTGGTACAAAACCTACAGCATTATCTGTTGGCTTCAACTATTCCAGAGTAAAATATACAAATAATACAGATGGAAGTTCTCAGAAGTTGAATATATTCTCTGCTAATGCTGGTCTGAACAGACTACTTCGTTGGCCGGATGATTACTTCTCTTTATACACTGGTTTATCATACCAGCGTTATGAGTTTAACAATTATCCGTTCCAGTTTGGTACTGAAACGCTATACAACGGAGAAGCAAACAACTTTGCGGTTAACATAGGTATTTCCAGAAATGCAGCAGGTCCGGATCCATTCTTTAAAACGTCGGGTTCTGATTTTGAAATTTCTGCAAAACTTACGCCTCCATATTCTTTATTCAGCAAGAAAGATTATAACAACATGTCGGCCATTAACAAGTACAGATGGTTGGAATTCTATAAAATTAAACTAAAAGCTGACTCTTATAATCAGATTATTGGTAAATTAGTACTCAGAAGTTCTATCGAAATGGGATTCCTGGATGGCTATAACAAACAACTGGGAGCTCCACCATTCGAAAGATTCTATATGGGTGGTGTAGGATTATTCAACGGACGTTTCGACGGACGTGAACTTATTCCGCTTCGTGGTTATGAAGATGCATCTTCTACCGGAGGGACTAACCAAGATATTACACCATATGGAGGGGGAACTATTTATAACCGTATTAACTTCGAGTTAAGATACCCAATCTCTATGTCGCAAACAGCGAAAATTTATGCATTAACCTTCCTGGAAGGAGGTAATACATGGCAAGGATGGGGAAGTTATAACCCATTCCAGTTGAAGAGATCTGCCGGTATAGGTATCAGAGTTTATATGGGAGCATTTGGTCTTATTGGATTTGACTTTGCTTACGGATTCGATAAAACAATCGGAGGAACTCAGCCAAACGGATGGAAAACTCACTTCTTAATGAACCAACAACTGTAA
- a CDS encoding acyl-CoA thioesterase: MKGETTTQTKIRFNDCDPIGHLNNVKYLDYMLNAREDHVVETYGFTYEEHIRLTGCTWVAIQNQIAYLKEVRPNTVVNISSKIIKLGERTSVVEILMRDEKNEAIHAALWTTAIYFSMKERRSVPHSPELMEFFKDFWVEIPEQHFEQRTESLRKENKQWRKS, from the coding sequence ATGAAAGGAGAAACGACTACACAAACCAAAATACGCTTTAACGATTGCGACCCTATAGGCCATCTTAATAATGTAAAATATCTGGATTATATGCTTAATGCCCGTGAAGATCATGTGGTAGAAACTTATGGTTTTACTTACGAGGAACATATCCGCCTTACAGGCTGCACATGGGTTGCCATCCAGAATCAGATCGCATATTTAAAAGAAGTACGCCCTAATACTGTTGTAAACATCAGCAGCAAAATTATAAAACTGGGTGAAAGAACTTCTGTAGTGGAAATTTTGATGAGAGATGAGAAAAATGAAGCTATACATGCTGCACTATGGACAACTGCTATTTATTTCAGTATGAAGGAAAGGCGATCTGTGCCCCACTCTCCTGAACTCATGGAGTTTTTCAAAGACTTTTGGGTAGAAATTCCTGAACAACATTTTGAACAAAGAACAGAATCTTTAAGAAAAGAAAATAAACAATGGAGAAAATCTTAG
- a CDS encoding formimidoylglutamase yields the protein MNIEDLLIPAPKIATEKWQLGAMIKPEIREGGIAIIFCSDERGSGGTATPKNFTEVRKQLYQLSRHDWEIPIADLGDFISGKTPENTHFALQELLTYCLRKHVLPIVVGGSNDISYSLFSAINHIYKNLTYVQINNMLSLDHSEESLTEKNFLAKILSSEINPVGKYHHLGFQKHSNEYDAVKLMNEVNFDIIRLAEMMNSTEPIEPYFRKADLVTISCNAIESIAEPFSVQPQVNGLNRREICAYMKEAGLSENLKSIGIFNYQTVSKNYLNQQLLAQMIWYLLEGINIQRSHPKEREYETFWIMIGDHEVAFKRDTFSNLWYFGKSPNISECLPCAKSDFENAKAGHLNSRLLRFEE from the coding sequence ATGAATATTGAAGATCTTCTTATTCCAGCTCCTAAGATAGCAACTGAAAAGTGGCAATTAGGAGCAATGATAAAACCAGAAATCAGAGAAGGAGGAATTGCAATTATTTTTTGTTCTGACGAAAGAGGAAGCGGCGGAACAGCAACTCCGAAAAATTTTACAGAGGTAAGAAAACAGTTATATCAGTTATCCAGACATGATTGGGAAATTCCCATTGCAGATCTTGGAGATTTTATTTCTGGTAAAACTCCGGAAAATACTCATTTTGCATTACAGGAGCTTCTTACGTATTGTTTGCGTAAACATGTTCTTCCGATAGTTGTCGGAGGATCTAATGATATTTCTTATTCTTTATTTTCCGCTATTAATCATATTTATAAAAATCTGACTTATGTGCAGATTAATAATATGCTTAGCCTGGACCACTCGGAAGAATCCTTAACAGAAAAGAATTTCTTAGCTAAGATTCTTAGCTCCGAAATTAATCCTGTAGGAAAATATCACCACCTTGGCTTCCAAAAGCACTCTAATGAATATGATGCTGTGAAGCTGATGAACGAGGTGAACTTTGATATCATCAGACTTGCTGAAATGATGAATTCTACAGAACCCATAGAACCATATTTCCGAAAAGCAGATCTGGTAACAATTAGCTGTAATGCTATAGAAAGCATTGCCGAGCCATTCTCTGTACAACCACAGGTTAACGGATTGAACAGAAGAGAGATTTGTGCCTATATGAAAGAGGCTGGCTTGTCTGAAAATCTTAAATCTATAGGTATCTTTAATTATCAGACTGTTTCTAAGAATTATCTCAACCAACAATTACTGGCACAAATGATATGGTATCTTTTGGAAGGCATCAATATTCAAAGAAGCCATCCTAAAGAAAGAGAATATGAAACATTCTGGATTATGATCGGTGATCATGAGGTTGCTTTCAAACGAGATACATTTAGCAATCTATGGTATTTTGGTAAGAGTCCTAATATTTCAGAATGTTTACCTTGTGCAAAATCTGACTTTGAAAATGCCAAAGCCGGACATCTTAATAGCAGGCTGCTAAGATTTGAAGAATAG